In Glandiceps talaboti chromosome 16, keGlaTala1.1, whole genome shotgun sequence, a single window of DNA contains:
- the LOC144447716 gene encoding sodium-coupled monocarboxylate transporter 2-like — MHSLWPTPPHTILTLRRPSGGSRWIMDGMDERPELSAADYTVFGLILAVCVSIGIYFGCTGTKQRSTKEYLLADRRMPAIPVAASIMASNLSAIATLGSTAEAYMYSSIYCWHAVGIMILMPIATHFYLSVYYSLNIISVYEYLELRFSKPVRLVATIIYVIYKLLYLSLVIYAPALALSAVTDLNVWVATVTVGLVCTLYTTVGGMKAVIWTDVIQMILMFTGVLTVIIKGVVLMDGFENVWRIADKGGRIQYVNFDFDPKIRNTVWTGTFGYALTMIPSLGVSQQIVQRFNSCRSVREGVKAMYFAMAFMAMYLLFAILPGIIIYAVYADCDPLREGRIKKPDQVMAYFVIHHLRNLPGIPGLFIAAIFSGALSTLSSGLNSLAAVTLEDFLKPCRCFKDMSDKRATFILKVMSAFYGILAVVSVYFVSEIGTLVKVALTLSGILLGPIFGVFTLGLFFPWTHTKGVMVGLVAGIGLGAVIGVGTFMYDTNQPPLPTSIEGCPSENISILLTNFTTIMMTDFTNTEVLMDMPSSTGNPPMGPDEPTGFISFLSMSHLWYSWLVVTTTVIVGLLASFITGYKKAKNDIDLELKGSVGMDNDKDVSEQLMSHGVYTPTPSKNGDTKNA, encoded by the exons atgcACAGTCTA TGGCCAACACCACCCCAtacaattctgactctccgaCGCCCCAGCGGTGGCAGTCGCTGgatcatggatgg TATGGACGAAAGGCCTGAACTGTCTGCCGCCGATTACACCGTGTTTGGCCTTATTTTGGCCGTGTGTGTCTCAATTGGGATTTACTTTGGATGTACCGGCACAAAACAACGAAGCACAAAAGAATATCTCCTCGCTGACCGTAGAATGCCCGCAATACCAGTGGCGGCATCCATAATGGCTAGTAACTTGTCAGCAATAGCTACATTAGGGTCAACGGCTGAAGCCTACATGTATTCTTCTATATATTGTTGGCACGCCGTGGGTATTATGATACTGATGCCAATTGCGacacacttttatctcagtgtGTATTACAGTCTCAACATAATCAGTGTATATGAG TATTTGGAACTGAGATTTTCCAAACCAGTTCGTCTTGTTGCCACTATAATCTACGTGATCTATAAG CTGTTGTACCTCTCCTTGGTTATCTATGCACCAGCCCTGGCACTCAGCGCAGTAACAGACCTAAACGTATGGGTTGCAACAGTAACTGTAGGTttggtgtgtactttatacacaACCGTG GGTGGTATGAAAGCAGTAATATGGACAGACGTTATCCAAATGATTCTAATGTTTACTGGCGTACTGACAGTAATAATCAAAGGTGTTGTCTTAATGGATGgatttgaaaatgtgtggagAATCGCAGATAAAGGTGGACGAATTCAATACGTAAA TTTTGACTTTGATCCCAAAATTCGTAATACTGTTTGGACAGGAACATTTGGCTATGCCTTAACTATGATACCATCGCTTGGTGTAAGTCAGCAGATAGTACAGAGGTTCAACAGCTGCCGAAGTGTGCGAGAGGGCGTCAA GGCGATGTACTTTGCTATGGCGTTCATGGcgatgtatttattatttgccatTCTTCCTGGCATAATAATTTATGCAGTGTATGCTGATTGTGATCCTCTTCGTGAAGGCCGTATCAAGAAGCCTGACCAG GTGATGGCATACTTTGTGATTCATCATCTGCGTAACTTACCCGGCATACCTGGACTTTTTATAGCGGCAATATTCAGCGGTGCTTTGAG TACCCTGTCATCTGGACTGAATTCATTAGCTGCTGTTACCCTTGAAGACTTCCTCAAACCTTGTCGCTGTTTTAAAGACATGTCGGACAAAAGAGCGACCTTTATTTTGAAAGTCATGT CGGCATTCTATGGTATTCTGGCTGTGGTGTCTGTGTATTTCGTATCGGAGATCGGAACGTTGGTCAAAGTCGCATTGACTTTATCTGGGATATTGTTAGGACCGATATTCGGTGTCTTCACACTTGGCCTATTCTTCCCATGGACTCACACCAAG GGTGTAATGGTTGGACTGGTCGCTGGGATAGGGCTTGGTGCTGTAATAGGCGTTGGGACATTTATGTATGATACAAATCAACCTCCATTGCCTACCTCGATAGAGGGATGTCCTTCTGAAAATATTTCTATTCTTTTAACTAACTTCACTACAATCATGATGACAGACTTCACGAATACTGAAGTCCTAATGGATATGCCGTCATCGACAGGAAATCCACCCATGGGACCTGATGA ACCAACAGGATTCATCTCATTTCTAAGTATGTCACACCTATGGTATAGTTGGCTTGTAGTTACCACCACTGTGATTGTGGGATTGTTGGCTAGTTTCATCACAG GGTATAAGAAAGCGAAAAAT GACATTGATTTGGAGCTCAAAGGATCTGTTGGGATGGATAATGACAAGGATGTTTCTGAACAGCTGATGTCACATGGTGTTTACACTCCAACACCTTCAAAGAATGGAGATACCAAAAACGCGTAG